In the genome of Actinomycetota bacterium, one region contains:
- a CDS encoding TetR/AcrR family transcriptional regulator C-terminal domain-containing protein, whose amino-acid sequence MRERLTRDRIVEAALRIMDEEGLDAVSMRRVAREVGVEAMSLYHHVRDKEDLLDGICALVMRDFRFPDEDRPWIEVARDGAREWRRVLRHHPNVIALWADRQRPMTDLESLMPMEFALRVIGRAGIDEREGVLVFNVLGGYIMGVVMMEVGAMFSAGTMRGGKAVDLNAVHSKLPDEAIAQLLPPERLPCIVAALPHLAACDPDEQFEFGLDLLLAGIQARVVAPA is encoded by the coding sequence ATGAGAGAGCGTCTGACGCGCGACCGCATCGTCGAGGCGGCGCTCCGCATCATGGACGAGGAGGGCCTCGACGCCGTCTCGATGCGCCGCGTCGCCCGCGAGGTCGGGGTCGAGGCCATGTCGCTCTACCACCACGTGCGCGACAAGGAAGACCTGCTCGACGGCATCTGCGCGCTCGTGATGCGCGACTTCCGGTTCCCCGACGAGGACCGCCCGTGGATCGAGGTCGCCCGCGACGGCGCGCGCGAGTGGCGCCGCGTGCTGCGCCACCACCCGAACGTGATCGCCCTGTGGGCCGATCGCCAGCGACCGATGACCGACCTCGAGTCCCTGATGCCGATGGAGTTCGCCCTCCGTGTGATCGGCCGCGCGGGCATCGACGAGCGAGAGGGCGTCCTCGTGTTCAACGTGCTGGGGGGCTACATCATGGGCGTGGTGATGATGGAGGTGGGCGCGATGTTCTCGGCGGGCACCATGCGCGGCGGGAAGGCGGTCGACCTCAACGCGGTGCACTCGAAGCTGCCCGACGAGGCCATCGCGCAGCTCTTGCCGCCGGAGCGGTTGCCCTGCATCGTCGCGGCGCTGCCCCACCTCGCCGCGTGCGACCCGGATGAGCAGTTCGAGTTCGGGCTCGACCTGTTGCTCGCGGGGATCCAGGCGCGGGTCGTCGCGCCCGCCTGA